The following proteins are co-located in the Tripterygium wilfordii isolate XIE 37 chromosome 2, ASM1340144v1, whole genome shotgun sequence genome:
- the LOC120005435 gene encoding glucose-1-phosphate adenylyltransferase large subunit 1-like isoform X1: protein MDSCCLGFKANTHLANPNQGCLKNADYGFFGERIRGSLNNSVWVNQLTNSLKAEKRIKKVKPGVALAVITSNNAKEVVNLQASMFERPKADPKNVASIILGGGAGTQLFPLTKRAATPAVPIGGCYRLIDIPMSNCINSGINKIFVLTQFNSASLNRHLARTYFGNGINFGDGFVEVLAATQTPGEAGKMWFQGTADAVRQFTWVFEDAKNRNIENILILSGDHLYRMDYMDFVQHHVDRNADITISCAPVSESRASDYGLAKIDAWGRVVHFAEKPKGADLKSMQVDTTLLGLSPQDAKKAPYIASMGVYIFKTDTLLELLRWRYPTSNDFGSEIIPAAVREHDVQAYIFRDYWEDMGTIKTFYDANLALTEENPKFKFYDPKTPFCTSPRFLPPTKMDKSKIKDAIVSHGCFLGECKIERSIVGERSRIDNGVELLDTIMLGADYYETEPEIASLLAEGKITIGIGKNTRIRNCIIDKNAKIGKDVVIMNKEGVQEADRPEDGFYIRSGITVIMEKATIEDGAVI from the exons ATGGATTCTTGCTGTTTGGGCTTCAAAGCTAATACCCATTTAGCGAATCCCAACCAAGGTTGTCTCAAGAATGCAGACTATGGGTTTTTTGGGGAGAGGATCAGAGGGAGCCTAAATAATAGTGTTTGGGTCAATCAGTTGACAAATAGCTTGAAAGCTGAGAAGAGGATCAAGAAGGTTAAACCAGGAGTTGCTCTTGCTGTTATTACATCAAATAATGCCAAAGAAGTTGTG AATTTGCAAGCATCAATGTTTGAGAGACCAAAAGCAGATCCAAAAAACGTGGCTTCAATCATACTGGGAGGAGGTGCAGGGACCCAGCTGTTTCCGCTCACCAAAAGAGCAGCAACACCTGCG GTTCCCATTGGAGGATGTTACCGGCTTATTGACATACCGATGAGCAACTGTATCAATAGTGGAATTAACAAGATTTTTGTACTTACCCAGTTCAACTCAGCTTCGCTAAATCGCCATCTTGCACGCACCTACTTTGGTAATGGTATTAACTTTGGGGATGGATTTGTGGAG GTTCTTGCGGCTACCCAAACGCCTGGAGAAGCTGGAAAGATGTGGTTCCAAGGAACAGCAGATGCTGTGAGGCAATTTACATGGGTTTTTGAG gatgctaagaataggaataTTGAAAACATATTGATCTTGTCTGGGGATCATCTATACCGTATGGACTATATGGACTTTGTGCAG CATCACGTCGACAGGAATGCTGATATAACAATTTCATGTGCACCAGTGAGTGAGAG CCGTGCTTCAGATTATGGATTGGCGAAGATAGACGCCTGGGGCCGTGTTGTCCATTTTGCTGAAAAGCCAAAGGGCGCTGAtctcaaatcaatg CAAGTGGATACTACTCTTCTCGGGCTGTCACCACAAGATGCCAAAAAGGCCCCATATATTGCGTCAATGGGTGTCTATATCTTTAAGACAGACACTTTGTTGGAGCTTTTGCGATGGAGGTATCCTACTTCCAATGACTTTGGATCTGAAATAATTCCTGCAGCTGTTCGGGAGCATGATGTCCAA GCATATATCTTCAGAGATTACTGGGAGGACATGGGAACTATAAAAACCTTTTACGACGCTAACTTGGCGCTCACTGAAGAG AATCCGAAGTTCAAATTTTATGATCCAAAGACACCTTTCTGCACATCTCCGCGATTTCTACCACCAACCAAAATGGATAAAAGCAAG ATTAAAGATGCAATAGTCTCACATGGATGTTTTTTGGGAGAATGCAAGATTGAACGTTCCATAGTGGGTGAACGCTCACGCATCGATAATGGTGTGGAGCTTTTG GACACCATAATGCTGGGAGCTGACTATTATGAAACCGAGCCTGAAATCGCATCCTTGCTTGCAGAAGGAAAGATTACAATTGGGATAGGGAAGAATACGAGAATCAG GAACTGTATAATCGACAAGAACGCAAAGATTGGAAAAGACGTGGTTATCATGAATAAAGAA GGTGTTCAGGAGGCTGATAGGCCAGAAGATGGATTCTATATCCGATCAGGTATCACGGTTATAATGGAGAAGGCAACGATAGAGGATGGAGCTGTTATATGA
- the LOC120013849 gene encoding uncharacterized protein LOC120013849, producing MDSFDIKSEKANAIKKHRQRRQKIGSFFRLLEVLIVLVLISKVTDHLPISVNFSRDHFKDLSMAVVSPSFVFVIGNIIVLILFVKCNQFSAQDSAKSSPKTDFYEEFLERSERSQSIYRDENREKQSTLEEANIVTEDTHPCALEFKQYRRSQSEKSKTVNCDKSNKELRRTVTEKGRGLAKKSYPEDNMSNEEFRQTVEAFIARKQRLIREEELCVH from the coding sequence ATGGATTCATTTGACATCAAATCCGAGAAGGCCAACGCAATCAAGAAGCACCGACAACGTCGTCAAAAGATTGGGAGTTTTTTCAGGCTGCTTGAGGTGTTAATTGTTCTGGTTCTGATTTCCAAGGTCACTGATCACCTTCCAATTTCTGTCAATTTTTCCAGAGACCACTTCAAGGACTTGTCCATGGCTGTTGTGAGTCCCAGCTTCGTGTTTGTAATCGGAAACATTATAGTCCTCATTCTCTTTGTAAAATGCAATCAGTTTTCTGCTCAAGATTCTGCGAAAAGTAGTCCGAAAACCGACTTCTACGAAGAGTTCTTGGAGAGAAGTGAGCGAAGCCAGAGCATATACAGAGAcgaaaacagagaaaaacagAGCACACTTGAAGAGGCGAATATTGTAACCGAAGACACACACCCCTGTGCCTTGGAATTCAAGCAATATAGAAGAAGTCAATCGGAGAAATCAAAGACTGTGAATTGCGATAAGTCGAACAAGGAATTAAGACGGACGGTGACCGAGAAAGGCAGGGGATTGGCAAAGAAGTCATACCCAGAAGACAACATGAGCAATGAAGAATTCAGACAAACAGTTGAGGCTTTCATTGCTAGGAAACAGAGGCTTATAAGGGAAGAAGAGCTTTGTGTACATTAG
- the LOC120014652 gene encoding SNF1-related protein kinase regulatory subunit gamma-1-like, translated as MAMSHTDGRGRRRSKPTTTKMQETREMKEKEKGEVDSGSALQLYLDRIPINSIPGITNSAVLELKTGDTVRDAIQLLYEKDVLGAPIVDVVSPDTQIGRSSDNYIGFIDLAGMVLWSIEQFEKADNVQTKGCDSKSGIFTMLEENPQIGQTKIGGLAKAHLWDPFFPVNLDSTLFHVLLLFSKHQIKVVPVVEQSNSQVIGFVTQNAVIHLLLQSNGLEWFDSIADKALSEFRFETEKQVTHAYGDQSLAEALHLLLKSQVGFIPVLDRASKRLIGSIRSCDIYLLLENDNIFDDRKSLTAEEFIHMETDKSKSDSTIEPDVGALLSAGILRLRNNFLPEMDSPVTSKRSDTLKQLMTKMADRKSSFSFLVNDLQQVTGVVSSRDVIVQFAPPCIDSSFHGGGFFDCALEQTGCHVQNGTMISDR; from the exons ATGGCAATGTCACACACAGATGGAAGAGGAAGACGAAGAAGCAAACCCACAACTACCAAAATGCAAGAAACAAGAGagatgaaggagaaggagaagggagAAGTTGATTCTGGCAGTGCTCTCCAACTCTATCTTGATCGCATCCCCATCAATTCTATTCCAGGCATCACAAATTCTGCTG ttttggagtTGAAAACTGGAGATACTGTGAGAGATGCGATCCAGTTGTTGTATGAGAAAGATGTGTTGGGTGCACCCATTGTGGATGTTGTGAGCCCTGATACCCAAATTGGTAGATCTTCAGATAACTACATTGGCTTCATTGATTTGGCTGGTATGGTTCTTTGGTCTATTGAG CAATTTGAAAAGGCTGATAATGTCCAAACTAAAGGCTGTGATAGCAAAAGTGGGATATTCACCATGCTTGAGGAGAATCCTCAAATTGGGCAGACAAAG ATTGGAGGTTTGGCAAAGGCACATCTTTGGGATCCATTCTTTCCTGTAAACTTAGATAGCACACTGTTTCATGTTCTGCTGCTTTTCTCGAAACATCAAATCAAAGTTGTGCCTGTCGTCGAGCAATCGAACTCGCAAGTCATTGGTTTTGTGACACAG AATGCTGTGATCCATCTTTTGCTTCAATCAAATGGGCTAGAGTGGTTTGATAGCATTGCAGACAAGGCTTTGTCTGAGTTTAG GTTTGAGACTGAAAAGCAAGTTACTCATGCATATGGAGACCAGAGTTTGGCTGAAGCTCTTCATCTTCTGCTGAAAAGCCAAGTTGGGTTCATCCCCGTCCTAGATCGAGCGAGTAAGAGACTCATCGGCAGCATAAGGAGCTGTGATATTTATCTTCTGCTGGAGAATGACAACATATTTGATGATAGAAA AAGTCTAACCGCAGAGGAATTCATTCACATGGAGACTGATAAATCTAAATCTGATTCTACCATAGAACCAGACGTTGGGGCTCTTCTCTCAGCAGGGATTCTTCGTCTTCGAAACAATTTCCTCCCAGAGATGGACTCTCCAGTCACCAGCAAGAGAAGTGACACTCTCAAGCAACTCATGACTAAAATGGCAGATAGAAAGAGCAGTTTCAGCTTCCTAGTCAATGATCTCCAGCAAGTGACCGGAGTGGTCTCGTCAAGAGATGTAATTGTTCAGTTTGCTCCACCGTGTATTGATTCAAGCTTCCATGGTGGTGGTTTCTTTGATTGTGCTCTGGAACAGACCGGCTGCCATGTCCAAAATGGAACCATGATTTCTGATCGCTGA
- the LOC120005435 gene encoding glucose-1-phosphate adenylyltransferase large subunit 1-like isoform X2 yields MDSCCLGFKANTHLANPNQGCLKNADYGFFGERIRGSLNNSVWVNQLTNSLKAEKRIKKVKPGVALAVITSNNAKEVVNLQASMFERPKADPKNVASIILGGGAGTQLFPLTKRAATPAVPIGGCYRLIDIPMSNCINSGINKIFVLTQFNSASLNRHLARTYFGNGINFGDGFVEVLAATQTPGEAGKMWFQGTADAVRQFTWVFEDAKNRNIENILILSGDHLYRMDYMDFVQHHVDRNADITISCAPVSESRASDYGLAKIDAWGRVVHFAEKPKGADLKSMQVDTTLLGLSPQDAKKAPYIASMGVYIFKTDTLLELLRWRYPTSNDFGSEIIPAAVREHDVQAYIFRDYWEDMGTIKTFYDANLALTEENPKFKFYDPKTPFCTSPRFLPPTKMDKSKIKDAIVSHGCFLGECKIERSIVGERSRIDNGVELLDTIMLGADYYETEPEIASLLAEGKITIGIGKNTRIRNCIIDKNAKIGKDVVIMNKEVL; encoded by the exons ATGGATTCTTGCTGTTTGGGCTTCAAAGCTAATACCCATTTAGCGAATCCCAACCAAGGTTGTCTCAAGAATGCAGACTATGGGTTTTTTGGGGAGAGGATCAGAGGGAGCCTAAATAATAGTGTTTGGGTCAATCAGTTGACAAATAGCTTGAAAGCTGAGAAGAGGATCAAGAAGGTTAAACCAGGAGTTGCTCTTGCTGTTATTACATCAAATAATGCCAAAGAAGTTGTG AATTTGCAAGCATCAATGTTTGAGAGACCAAAAGCAGATCCAAAAAACGTGGCTTCAATCATACTGGGAGGAGGTGCAGGGACCCAGCTGTTTCCGCTCACCAAAAGAGCAGCAACACCTGCG GTTCCCATTGGAGGATGTTACCGGCTTATTGACATACCGATGAGCAACTGTATCAATAGTGGAATTAACAAGATTTTTGTACTTACCCAGTTCAACTCAGCTTCGCTAAATCGCCATCTTGCACGCACCTACTTTGGTAATGGTATTAACTTTGGGGATGGATTTGTGGAG GTTCTTGCGGCTACCCAAACGCCTGGAGAAGCTGGAAAGATGTGGTTCCAAGGAACAGCAGATGCTGTGAGGCAATTTACATGGGTTTTTGAG gatgctaagaataggaataTTGAAAACATATTGATCTTGTCTGGGGATCATCTATACCGTATGGACTATATGGACTTTGTGCAG CATCACGTCGACAGGAATGCTGATATAACAATTTCATGTGCACCAGTGAGTGAGAG CCGTGCTTCAGATTATGGATTGGCGAAGATAGACGCCTGGGGCCGTGTTGTCCATTTTGCTGAAAAGCCAAAGGGCGCTGAtctcaaatcaatg CAAGTGGATACTACTCTTCTCGGGCTGTCACCACAAGATGCCAAAAAGGCCCCATATATTGCGTCAATGGGTGTCTATATCTTTAAGACAGACACTTTGTTGGAGCTTTTGCGATGGAGGTATCCTACTTCCAATGACTTTGGATCTGAAATAATTCCTGCAGCTGTTCGGGAGCATGATGTCCAA GCATATATCTTCAGAGATTACTGGGAGGACATGGGAACTATAAAAACCTTTTACGACGCTAACTTGGCGCTCACTGAAGAG AATCCGAAGTTCAAATTTTATGATCCAAAGACACCTTTCTGCACATCTCCGCGATTTCTACCACCAACCAAAATGGATAAAAGCAAG ATTAAAGATGCAATAGTCTCACATGGATGTTTTTTGGGAGAATGCAAGATTGAACGTTCCATAGTGGGTGAACGCTCACGCATCGATAATGGTGTGGAGCTTTTG GACACCATAATGCTGGGAGCTGACTATTATGAAACCGAGCCTGAAATCGCATCCTTGCTTGCAGAAGGAAAGATTACAATTGGGATAGGGAAGAATACGAGAATCAG GAACTGTATAATCGACAAGAACGCAAAGATTGGAAAAGACGTGGTTATCATGAATAAAGAA GTTTTGTAG